A single window of Pseudomonas lijiangensis DNA harbors:
- a CDS encoding autotransporter outer membrane beta-barrel domain-containing protein codes for MGNGILLGISTGTAKPGTWASMSDSDISGFGFGIGLSQLSRLEMSNTKVYGALSADGRYGEGLLLSGGDAVITGASHIRGDRNGIRIIEGVFIPGNDNAGVTSTAVIDHSIIEGINGAAIRIDKSDQFGAIVDIAVQNGSTLLSGNGNLLEVADRSTANFKVDNSNLAGNLIADDTSTLNVTLQNYAQLTGDIINGNSLAVDSGAHWQMVGDNSIQSLSMDGGHVSFGEDGFHTLSLGELSGKGSFGMRVDLDNGVGDLLNVNGQANGEFGLRVQNTGVEVVSPDMEPLKVVHTEGGNAQFSLIGGRVDLGTYSYLLEQQGNDWFIVGNDKTISPSTSAALALFNAAPVIWMSELSTLRSRMGEVRASGQGGGWMRAYGNRFNATTSDGVEYRHKHQGLSLGADAPIEVGHGQLLLGVMGGYSTSDLDLDRGTTGKVSSYYVGAYGTWLLDDGYYLDGVLKFNSFRNKSDVAMSDASKAKGDYTNTGVGASVEFGRHIALADDYFLEPFAQLASVVIQGDRYRMDNGLQAKNSDTQSILGKVGSSVGRNIALKDGGVLQPYLRVAVAQEFSRSNDVKVNDSRFDNNLFGSRAELGAGVSVSLSERLQLHADFDYMKGKRVEQPWGANVGLRLAF; via the coding sequence ATGGGTAATGGCATATTGCTTGGAATCTCGACGGGTACTGCCAAACCCGGAACATGGGCCTCGATGAGTGACAGTGATATATCCGGTTTCGGCTTTGGCATAGGTCTAAGCCAGTTAAGTCGACTTGAAATGAGTAATACCAAGGTCTATGGCGCGCTTTCGGCCGATGGCAGGTATGGGGAAGGACTGCTCTTGTCAGGAGGCGATGCGGTCATTACGGGAGCAAGCCATATCCGCGGTGATAGAAATGGCATCAGGATCATTGAGGGGGTGTTTATCCCCGGTAATGACAATGCCGGTGTCACCAGCACTGCCGTGATTGATCACTCGATCATTGAAGGCATCAATGGCGCAGCGATCAGGATCGACAAGTCGGATCAGTTTGGTGCGATCGTCGATATAGCTGTCCAGAATGGCTCAACCCTGCTTTCCGGCAACGGTAACCTGCTGGAGGTAGCAGACCGCAGTACGGCAAATTTCAAGGTCGACAACAGCAACCTTGCCGGCAATCTGATTGCCGATGACACCAGCACCCTGAACGTCACCTTGCAAAATTACGCCCAGCTCACCGGCGACATCATCAATGGCAATAGCCTGGCTGTTGATTCTGGCGCTCATTGGCAAATGGTTGGCGACAACTCGATCCAGTCGCTGAGCATGGACGGTGGTCATGTGAGTTTTGGTGAGGACGGGTTTCATACCTTGTCGCTGGGCGAGCTGTCGGGGAAGGGCTCTTTTGGCATGCGAGTCGATCTGGACAACGGTGTTGGGGATCTGCTCAATGTGAACGGACAGGCCAATGGCGAGTTCGGGTTGCGGGTTCAGAATACCGGAGTCGAGGTGGTATCTCCCGATATGGAGCCCTTGAAGGTCGTGCATACCGAAGGTGGCAATGCGCAGTTCAGCCTGATCGGCGGTCGGGTCGACCTTGGGACCTACTCCTATCTGCTGGAGCAGCAGGGCAATGACTGGTTTATTGTCGGCAATGACAAAACCATCAGCCCATCAACCAGTGCCGCTCTGGCGCTGTTCAATGCTGCGCCGGTCATCTGGATGAGCGAGCTGTCGACCTTGCGCAGCCGCATGGGCGAAGTGCGTGCCAGCGGTCAGGGAGGCGGATGGATGCGGGCCTATGGCAATCGCTTCAATGCTACCACCAGTGATGGTGTCGAGTACCGGCACAAGCATCAGGGGCTGTCGCTGGGGGCGGATGCGCCGATCGAGGTCGGCCATGGTCAGTTATTGCTGGGTGTCATGGGCGGTTACAGCACCTCCGACCTGGATCTTGATCGTGGCACCACGGGCAAGGTCAGTAGCTACTATGTCGGCGCTTATGGCACCTGGCTGCTGGATGACGGGTACTACCTGGACGGTGTACTCAAGTTCAACAGCTTCCGTAACAAGTCCGATGTCGCCATGAGTGATGCCAGCAAGGCCAAGGGGGATTACACCAATACGGGAGTCGGTGCATCGGTGGAGTTCGGGCGGCATATCGCGCTGGCCGATGATTACTTCCTGGAGCCTTTTGCCCAACTGGCCAGTGTTGTCATTCAGGGCGATCGGTACCGCATGGACAACGGCTTGCAAGCGAAGAACAGCGATACTCAGTCGATTCTGGGCAAGGTCGGCAGTTCTGTGGGGCGTAACATCGCGCTCAAGGATGGCGGCGTGCTGCAGCCTTACTTGCGTGTTGCGGTGGCTCAGGAGTTTTCCCGCAGCAATGACGTCAAGGTCAACGACTCGCGCTTCGATAACAACCTGTTCGGCTCACGAGCCGAGCTGGGGGCGGGTGTTTCCGTTTCGTTGTCAGAGCGGCTGCAACTGCACGCTGATTTCGATTACATGAAGGGCAAGCGTGTCGAGCAGCCGTGGGGAGCCAATGTAGGTTTGCGCCTCGCGTTTTGA